A window of Gloeomargarita sp. SKYB120 genomic DNA:
GGTGGAACCGCAGACGGACCCCATCGAGGTGGAACCGTTGGAAGACAAGACCTCCGACACCACCCGTAACACGTAGGGGAACTCTTCCTTGCTGGGCAACACCGGCACCAAGGCCCGTTCTGCTAGCGCTCCATGCCCGATTTCTCGCCGTGACGGTGCGCGCAGGGGTCTGGCTTCTCCCACCGAGTAGGGCGGGAAATTGTAGTGGTGCAGGTAGCGTTTTTCCTCCTCCGGGTGCAGGTCATCGGCCAACTCTTGAGCGTCGCCTGGCGTTCCCAAGGTCACCGCCGAGAGAATCTGCGTCGAACCCCGCTGGAACAGCGCAGACCCATGCACCCGCCGGGGCAAAATCCCCACTTCGCAATAAATCGGACGCACCTCGTCCACCTTGCGCCCATCCACTCGGATGCCCTTCTCCAGCACATGGCGACGCATGAGCTTCTTGGTCAGGGCTTTGAACAGGACGTCCACTAGCTTTGGATCGTTGGCTGCGGCGCTGCGGCGGGGGTCTTCCTCAGGGAGGGTGTCCAACGCCGTTGTTACCTTCGCCTTGATCTCCTCCAGCGCCTGGTTGCGCAACTGTTTGTCAGCAATGGTCTGGTCAAGCACCGCTTGGATGTCCGCCGCTGCTGTTGCTTCCACCCAGGCCACCAGGTCCGCCGGCGGTTCAGGCGCAGGGGGCACGGTCAACGTTATCCCCATGTCTGCTAGCAACTCCTGCTGCGCGCGGATGAGTTCCTGAATCGCCTCATGACCGAAGTCAATCGCCTCGATCATGTCCTGTTCTGGCAATTGGTTGGCGCGGCATTCCACCATCACCACTCCCTGGGGGGAACCGGCCACCACCAAATCCAGGTCGCCTGCTTCGATTTCCGCGTAGGTGGGGTTGATGATGAATTCATCGCCTAGGAGACCCACCCGGACCGCCGCCATTGGCCCCATGAAGGGGATTCCCGCCGTCGCCACCGCCAGCGACGTTCCCAAGATCGCCAAGATGTCTGGGGGCACCTCCTCATCCAGCGACAGGGTCGTGGCCACCACCTGTATATCTTCCCGCAGCCAATCGGGAATCAAGGGGCGCAGGGGCCGGTCAATCAACCGGCTGGTCAAAATCACCTTTTCGGGCGGGCGCCCTTCTCGACGCAAAAATCCCCCTGGAATCCGACCGGCAGCGTACAAGCGCTCCTCGTATTCCACCATCAGGGGCAGGAAATCTACGCCTTCCCGTGCCGTGCCGCGCGTTGCCGTGACCAGAACTGTTGTATCCTGACAAGATACCAATGCCGAGCCACCGGCTTGGGGAGCCAACTCTCCCAAGCGCAGACGGATTTCCCTTCCGTCAAACGTTATTGACTTTTGCATCGTTCACTCTCTTTCCCCATCCACCGTTATCCTAGCATTGGGACGGGGGGGAGCGTTACGGCGGTAGGCGCACAAACCGGTCGTCTTGCCAACGCAACCGGTACAGGCGTTGCTGGCGGGCATTGAGCACCACGATATCCCGTCCCACTTGCGGCAATTGACACGTCAAAGTCGAGTCAAACAGCGTGGGCAACAATTGCCGAGTGACACTGCGCCACTGGCCCTGTTGATAATCCAGCAACAGCGATTTTCTTGAATCGCAAATTTGAACTGCTCAGGATTGTCACTGGCCCGATAATGGATATGGCCATTTGCCGTGTCCGCCAAGGCGTACTGTCGATTGGCCAGGCTTAG
This region includes:
- a CDS encoding polyribonucleotide nucleotidyltransferase; translation: MQKSITFDGREIRLRLGELAPQAGGSALVSCQDTTVLVTATRGTAREGVDFLPLMVEYEERLYAAGRIPGGFLRREGRPPEKVILTSRLIDRPLRPLIPDWLREDIQVVATTLSLDEEVPPDILAILGTSLAVATAGIPFMGPMAAVRVGLLGDEFIINPTYAEIEAGDLDLVVAGSPQGVVMVECRANQLPEQDMIEAIDFGHEAIQELIRAQQELLADMGITLTVPPAPEPPADLVAWVEATAAADIQAVLDQTIADKQLRNQALEEIKAKVTTALDTLPEEDPRRSAAANDPKLVDVLFKALTKKLMRRHVLEKGIRVDGRKVDEVRPIYCEVGILPRRVHGSALFQRGSTQILSAVTLGTPGDAQELADDLHPEEEKRYLHHYNFPPYSVGEARPLRAPSRREIGHGALAERALVPVLPSKEEFPYVLRVVSEVLSSNGSTSMGSVCGSTLALMDAGVPIKRPVSGVAMGLIKEGDQVQVLTDIQDIEDFLGDMDFKVAGTDTGITALQMDMKITGLDVATLGRAIHQARAGRLFILEKMLAALSAPRASLSPYAPRLLTLKIDPELIGVVIGPGGKTIRGITEETGAKVDIEEDGTVTISATDEERAQKAYRIIDGMTRKLNEGDVYAGRVTRIIPIGAFVEILPGKEGMIHISQLAEHRVGKVEDVVSVGDEVIVRVREIDSRGRINLTRLGIHPDEAATARQRNRLV